The proteins below are encoded in one region of Sphingobium yanoikuyae:
- a CDS encoding family 1 glycosylhydrolase, with translation MLDRRTLLATGAALMAAPAIAARKSANPNFPKSFYWGAATAPHQVEGNNIASDLWFVENQQPTVFAQPSGDACNSFALWETDLDLVKNMGLNAYRFGIEWARIEPEKGLFSQAMLDHYKAVIDGCHARGLAPIVTFSHFTAPRWFSAQGGWTNPESAQLFARYCDKAMRALGQGIASAITLNEPNILLLLKPMLPPQVWDIQKLTLETAAKRLGVPKYVCVNVAGFDDLPALQTGLEAAHKAGKAAIKAVRGDLPVGFSLALMDDQAVGAHSVRDAMRKQLYGNWLEIAKGDDFIGVQNYERALWGDKGRLHAPKGSAVNWSGTEVWAPSLGGAVRFAHEATGVPILVSEHGVGSDDDAVRAKFIPEALAGLKAAIDDGVPVLGYCHWSLLDNFEWIFGYKPKFGLHSVDPVTFARTAKPSAAVYGAIARRNAL, from the coding sequence ATGCTGGATCGCCGCACCCTTCTGGCTACCGGCGCCGCGCTGATGGCCGCCCCTGCCATCGCCGCGCGCAAGAGCGCCAACCCCAATTTCCCCAAGAGCTTCTACTGGGGCGCTGCCACCGCACCGCATCAGGTCGAGGGCAATAATATCGCCAGCGACTTGTGGTTCGTGGAGAATCAGCAGCCGACCGTCTTTGCCCAGCCTTCGGGCGACGCCTGCAACAGCTTCGCGCTGTGGGAAACCGACCTTGATCTGGTCAAGAATATGGGCCTCAACGCCTATCGCTTCGGCATCGAATGGGCACGGATCGAGCCGGAAAAGGGCCTCTTCTCCCAGGCGATGCTCGATCATTACAAGGCGGTGATCGACGGCTGCCATGCCCGCGGCCTGGCCCCGATCGTCACCTTCAGCCATTTCACCGCGCCGCGCTGGTTCAGCGCGCAGGGCGGCTGGACCAACCCGGAAAGCGCGCAGCTTTTCGCCCGCTATTGCGACAAGGCGATGCGCGCGCTGGGCCAGGGCATCGCCAGCGCCATCACCCTCAACGAACCCAATATCCTGCTGCTCCTGAAGCCCATGCTGCCGCCGCAGGTGTGGGACATCCAGAAACTGACGCTGGAAACCGCCGCCAAGCGGCTGGGCGTGCCCAAATATGTCTGTGTCAATGTCGCTGGCTTCGACGATCTGCCCGCGCTCCAGACCGGCCTCGAAGCGGCGCACAAGGCCGGCAAGGCGGCGATCAAGGCGGTGCGCGGCGATCTGCCGGTCGGCTTCTCGCTGGCGCTGATGGACGATCAGGCGGTCGGCGCCCATTCGGTGCGCGACGCCATGCGCAAGCAGCTTTACGGCAACTGGCTGGAGATCGCGAAGGGCGACGATTTCATCGGCGTCCAGAATTATGAGCGCGCCCTGTGGGGCGACAAGGGCCGCCTGCACGCGCCCAAGGGATCGGCCGTCAACTGGTCCGGCACCGAAGTCTGGGCGCCCTCGCTTGGCGGCGCGGTCCGCTTTGCCCATGAAGCGACCGGCGTGCCGATCCTGGTGTCCGAACATGGCGTGGGCAGCGACGATGATGCGGTTCGCGCGAAGTTCATTCCCGAAGCGCTGGCGGGGCTCAAGGCCGCGATCGACGATGGCGTGCCGGTGCTGGGCTATTGCCACTGGTCGCTGCTCGACAATTTCGAATGGATCTTCGGCTACAAGCCCAAATTCGGCCTGCACAGCGTCGATCCGGTGACCTTCGCCCGCACGGCCAAGCCCAGCGCCGCCGTCTATGGCGCAATCGCTCGCCGCAACGCGCTCTGA
- a CDS encoding alpha/beta hydrolase, producing MIRSTIALLALLAATSAAAQDVRMAPVAPVDQADAIPLWPDQPAPAKGADEQWSTMHVQIGANSIDNIMVRNVVRPTITPYLPDPAKATGAAVIVAPGGAFLSLSMTGEGSDVARWLADHGVAAFVLKYRLNETPRDDRTFLGVMGQRFADAAKPGAQAEVKEPRATQDALKALDMVRADAARFHVDPARVGMIGFSAGAMTTLNAVLEGKPAQRPAFIGYIYGPMLAPAVPADAPPMFNAIAMDDGLFKGQGFAIVEAWRQAKRPVELHAYERGDHGFGAGRPGTTTALLLPEFLAWMDMRGLLAAR from the coding sequence ATGATCCGATCGACGATCGCGCTGCTGGCGCTGCTGGCGGCCACGTCCGCCGCCGCGCAGGATGTCCGGATGGCGCCGGTCGCCCCGGTCGATCAGGCCGATGCCATCCCGCTCTGGCCTGATCAGCCCGCCCCGGCCAAGGGCGCTGACGAACAATGGTCGACCATGCATGTCCAGATCGGCGCCAACAGCATCGACAATATCATGGTCCGCAATGTCGTGCGGCCGACCATCACCCCCTATCTGCCCGATCCGGCCAAGGCGACCGGCGCGGCGGTGATCGTCGCTCCGGGTGGCGCCTTCCTCTCGCTGTCGATGACCGGTGAGGGCAGCGACGTCGCGCGCTGGCTGGCCGATCATGGCGTGGCCGCCTTCGTCCTCAAATATCGGCTGAATGAAACGCCCCGCGACGACCGGACCTTTCTGGGTGTCATGGGCCAGCGTTTCGCCGATGCCGCAAAGCCCGGCGCACAGGCCGAGGTGAAGGAACCGCGCGCCACCCAGGATGCGCTCAAGGCATTGGACATGGTCCGCGCCGATGCAGCCCGCTTCCATGTCGATCCCGCCCGGGTCGGCATGATCGGCTTTTCCGCTGGCGCGATGACCACCCTGAACGCCGTGCTGGAGGGAAAGCCCGCCCAGCGCCCCGCCTTCATCGGCTATATTTACGGCCCGATGCTGGCGCCCGCCGTCCCGGCCGATGCGCCGCCGATGTTCAACGCCATCGCCATGGATGACGGCCTGTTCAAGGGTCAGGGCTTCGCCATCGTCGAAGCCTGGCGCCAAGCAAAGCGGCCGGTCGAGCTGCACGCCTATGAGCGGGGCGATCATGGCTTTGGCGCCGGTCGCCCCGGCACCACAACCGCGCTGCTGCTGCCCGAATTCCTCGCCTGGATGGATATGCGCGGCCTGCTCGCCGCCCGCTGA